The Metallibacterium scheffleri region CCATCGCGGATCAGTCCACGGCGCGATGCATTTTGTGAGTCCCGGGCCCCTGCTCCCGGGTCGCCGCCTCGGCGTCCTCGGACGCCTCGTATGCGCGCACGATGCGCGCCACCACCGGGTGGCGCACCACGTCGCGCGCGCTGAAAAACGTGAAGCTCACGCCTTCGACATCGCGCAGCACCTCGACCACGTGGCGCAACCCGGAGCGCACGTTGCGCGGCAGATCGACCTGGGTGACGTCGCCGGTGATCACGGCCACCGAGCCGAAACCAATGCGCGTGAGGAACATCTTCATCTGTTCGACCGTGGTGTTCTGCGCCTCGTCGAGGATCACGCAGGAATCGTTGAGCGTGCGCCCGCGCATGTAGGCCAGCGGCGCGACTTCGATGACATTGCGCTCGATGAGTTTGGCGACCTTCTCGAAGCCCAGCATTTCGTACAGCGCGTCGTACAACGGACGCAGATACGGATCGACCTTCTGGCTGAGGTCGCCGGGCAGGAAACCGAGCTTTTCACCGGCCTCCACGGCCGGGCGCGTGAGGATGATGCGTTGCACGCGGTTTTGCGCCAGCGCCTCGACCGCGCTGGCCACGGCAAGGTAGGTCTTGCCGGTGCCGGCCGGACCGATGCCGAAATTGATGTCGTGACGCGCGATGGCGTGCAGGTAGCGCGCCTGGCTGGGGCCACGTCCGCGAATCAGGCCGCGCCTGACCTTGATCGCCACGTCCTGGGCCTGTTCGACCAGTGCCTGCGCCGCTGCATCGAGACTGGCATCCTGCAGGCGCAGGTTGAGCTGATGCTCGTCCAGCGCGGTGTCGCTGGTTTCCGCGTAGAGGTTTTTGATGAAGCGCTCGGCGGCGCTGGCGGTTTGCGGCGGGCCGATCACGCGGAACGCGCTGCCGCGCGCGGCGATCTCCACGCCCAGGCGTAGTTCGATCATGCGCAGGTGTGCATCGAGCGGCCCGGCCAGATTGGCCAGGCGCTCGGTGTCGTCGGGTTCGAGCTGAAAATCGCGGGCAATGGTGGATGCGGACATGCGCGCAAGCATAGCGCGGGCACGGGCGTGCATCGGGCATGCTGGATTTGCATGCGCCGCGTGGCACCATCGCATGATGACTGCTCCGATCACCGCGCCAGCCACCGCCGCTCCGCCCGCGCTGGAGGTGCGCGATATCGCCAAACGCTACGCTGGCAAGGCCGCGGTGCGCGGCATCTCGCTGCGCGTTGAAGCCGGCGAGATCGTCGGACTGCTCGGCCCCAATGGTGCCGGCAAGACCACCACGATCAACATGATCCTCGGCCTGCTCGCGCCCGATTCGGGGCAGGTGCTGATCACCGGACTGGATCTGGCCCGGCAGCGTACGGCGGCGCTGGCGATGGTCAACTTCCAGGCCAGCTACGCGCCGTTGCCGGGCAATTTGACGGTGCGCCAGAATCTGCTGTTCTTCGCACGGCTGTACGCGCTGGCGCAGCCGGCGCGACGCGTGGGCGAGCTGCTCGAATCATTCAAGCTGACGGCGCTGGCGCACACGCGCTGCGGCCTGTTGTCGAGCGGCGAGCAGGCGCGCGTGGCGCTGGCCAAGACCCTGCTCAACCGACCGCGCCTGCTGCTGCTGGACGAGCCGACGTCCTCGCTCGATCCGGCCACCGCCGACGACTTGCGCCGGATGATCCGCGATCTGGCCGCGCGTAACGGTTGCGCGGTGCTGTGGACTTCGCACAACATGCTCGAGGTCGAGCAGGTATGCGATCGCGTACTGCTGCTGGCGCGCGGCCGCGTGTTGCTGCAGGGCGATCCGCGACGGCTCGCCGCCGAACATGGCGATGCCTCGCTCGAAGACCTGTTCATCCGCATCGCGCGCGAGCCGCTGGCCCATGGGGTTGACGCATGAACCTGCGCCGGGTCAGCGCCATCGTGCTGCGTCAGATCGACCTGATGCGCTCCAGTCCGACGCGCGTGGTGCCGCTGGTGGCGTGGGTGGCGATCGACATCGTGTTGTGGGGCTTCATCACCCGCTATCTGGGCTCGCTCAGCGCCCACGGCCCGGATTTCACCCTCACCCTGCTGGGCGCGGTGCTGCTGTGGGATTTCTTCGGCCGCATCATGCAGGGCGTGACCACGGCGTTTTTCGAGGATGTGTGGTCGCGCAGTTTTCTCAATCTGTTCGCCAGTCCGATCAACGTCAGCGAGTACGTGGCCGGCCTGGTCGCCACCAGCGTCCTCACCAGTTGCATCAGCCTGGCGGTGATGTTGCTGCTGGCGCGCTTCGCCTTCGGCCTGTCGCTGCTGGCGTTCGGGTTGCCCGCCGCCGGATTCCTGGCGGTGCTGTTCCTGTTCGGCATCGCCCTGGGCATTTTCGCCAGCGCCGTGGTGCTGCGTCTGGGGCCGGCCTCGGAGTGGCTGGTGTGGCCGATCCCGGCGCTGCTGTCGCCGTTCGCGGCGGTGTTTTATCCATTGCACGTACTGCCGCAGTGGATGCAGTGGGTCGCGCACGCGCTACCGCCGGCCTATGTATTCGAGGGGCTGCGCGCGCTGGCGGCCGGGCATGGCGTGCAGCCCGGGACCTTGCTGCTGGCCACGACGCTGGCCTTGCTGCAGATCGCGCTGGCGCTGGGGTTTTTCGTGCGCGTGTTCCGCGGTGCCATCCGTAGCGGCCTGCTGGCGCGGTATAGCGCCGAGAGCGTGGCGTGAATCCTCAAGCGGCGTTGCTGGCGGTTTCGGTCAGACGCCCGCGCAGCGAGTTGCTCAGTGCGGCGGTGATGGTCACGTCCACGAACTGGCCGCGCAGGCTGGCCGGGCCGGGGAAGTTGACCGTGCGGTTGTTCTCGGTGCGGCCGCTGAGTTCCTGCGGATTTTTCTTGCTCGGGCCTTCGACCAGCACGGATTGCACGCTGCCGACCATGCCCGCGCTGTAGCGCTGCGCGTTGGCGTTGAGCAATGCCTGCAGGCGTGCCAGGCGCTGGTGCTTGACCGCATCGGGCGTGTCGTCGGCGAGGTTGGCAGCGGGCGTGCCGGGGCGGCGCGAGTAGATGAAACTGAAGCTCTGGTCGAAGCCGACGTCCTCGATCAGCTTCAATGTTTGCTCGAATTCGGCCTCGGTCTCGCCGGGGAAGCCGACGATGAGATCGGTGCTCAGGGTGATGTCGGGTCGTACCACGCGCAGCTTGCGCAACTTGTGCTTGAACTCCAGCGCGGTATAGCCGCGCTTCATCGCGGCGAGGATGCGGTCGCTGCCGGATTGCACCGGCAGATGCAGGTAATTGGCCAGCTTGGGCACGTCGCGGTAAGCCTCGATCAAGCTGTCGGAGAACTCCAGCGGGTGCGAAGTGGTGAAGCGGATGCGGCCGATTCCTGGCAGCTCGGCGAGGGTGCGGATCAGCAGCGCGAGGTCGGCGCTACCGCCCTCGTGCAGGGGTCCGCGGTAGGCGTTGACGTTCTGCCCCAGCAGGTTGACTTCGCGCACGCCCTGTTCGGCGAGGCTGGCGACCTCGGCGATGACGTCGTCGAATGGCCGGCTGATTTCTTCGCCGCGGGTGTACGGCACCACGCAGTAACTGCAGTATTTCGAGCAGCCTTCCATGATCGAGACGAATGCGCAGGGGCCTTCCGCGCGCGGCTCGGGCAGCCGGTCAAATTTCTCGATCTCGGGAAAGCTGATGTCGACCTGGGCGCGGCCGCTGCTGCGGCGCGCGTCCAGCAGCTCTGGCAGGCGGTGCAGGGTCTGCGGGCCGAATACCACGTCCACGTAGGGCGCACGCGCCAGCAGCGCCTCGCCTTCCTGGCTGGCCACGCAACCGCCGACGCCGATCAGTAGTCCGGGGTGCTCCTGCTTGAGCTGTTTCCAGCGCCCGAGCTGGCTGAACACCTTATCCTGCGCTTTTTCGCGGATCGAGCAGGTATTGATCAGGATCACATCGGCTGTGGTTTCATCGGTGGTCAACTCGAGGCCATCGCTGGCGCCGAGCACGGCGGCCATCTTCGCCGAGTCGTACTCGTTCATCTGGCAACCGTGGGTTTTGATGAACAGTTTGCGCGCCATGCTGCACCTCGAATCAACCCGTCATGGTAATCGTGCGGCACCGGTGTCGCCAGCCGCGCGCTTGGCAGTACGCGCGGGTGCGGGCAGACTGTGCGTCATGGGGAAGTTCTTGCGCACGTGTTGGAGCTTGCTGCCGCTGCTGGCCTTGGGGCTTGCCTGCGTGTGCCCTGGCGCCCAGGCGGCGACACTGTGGCGATGTGTCGGCCAGCGCGGCGAGATCGTGTTCAGCTCCAGCCGCACCGGTTATCGTGATTGCAGGGCGCTGCATGACGAAAGTGTGCAGACCCTCTCGCCAGCGCGTGCGCTGCGGGGGCCGCTCCAGCCCGCGGCGAAGCGGCCAGGCGCGCAATCGAGCAGCGTGCAGGTTGCGCCGGCGCAGCCAGTGGTGGCGACGCTGAGTCCAGCCTTGGTGACCACGCTGCCGCGCATGCAGCGCAACGCGCGCGTGCTGCGTGGCACGGTCTACAAGGTCACTCTGGCGAGCGGCGCGGTGGAATACACCAATGTGCGCCCGGTCGGCATCCAGGCGCGGCGCGTGGATGCCCTGTTTACCTACCTTTCGACCTGCTATGCCTGCAATCCGCATTCAAATATCGATTGGTACACGGTGCCGTTGCGTCTGCATGCCTATGCCAGTGAGATCGATGTCGCGGCTGCGCGCTACCGGCTCGACCCTGCGCTGCTGCGCGCCGTGATCCACGCCGAAAGCGCATTCAATCCCTACGCAATGTCCGACAAAGGCGCACAGGGGCTGATGCAGCTGATGCCGGGCACGGCCATCGACATGGGGGTGCGGGATGTGTTCAACCCGGCGCAGAACATCCTCGGCGGCGCACGTTATCTGGCCCGGTTGCTGCATGATTTCGGTGGCAACATCACCCTGGCCACGGCGGCTTACAACGCGGGTGCGGCGGCAGTGCGCAAGTACAACGATGCGGTGCCGCCTTATGACGAAACCCGACTGTACGTGCGTCGCGTGCGCATTCTCAAGGACCGTTACGATGCCGCCGAGCGCGGCGTGCCGCTGGCGCAGAATGGCTGAGGCAGGTTGCCCGAAGCCGCCGGTCGTCCCGTTGCATCGAAATGACAGGCAGGATCCGCCATTCCGCTGATGCAGTGCATCCGTGGCGCTGGATAACGCCGTTCGAGCAGCGCCTCGGGCGCTGCGGCGCAGCAAAACGCGTGCCGAAGCGCATTGTATGCAGATGAATGCTTTGGCTAAACTAACTGGGTTTTTAACATCGGTTCATTTTCAGCCATGGCCCATACAACCGAGTCCGCGATGCCCCACCCTGGCGAGAATCATGACGAGGTCGATCACGGTCGGCGGCGTTTCCTCACCGTGACCACGGCCGTGGTCGGCGGCGCGGGGGTGGTCATCGCCGCGCTGCCCTTCATCAAATCGTGGGAGCCCAGCGCGCGCGCCCTGGCTGCAGGGGCGCCGGTGACCATCGACATCAGCAAAATCGAGTCGGGACAGATGGTGCGCTTCGCCTGGCGCAAACTGCCGATCTTCGTGGTCAATCGCACCAAGGAGCAGTTGGCCGATCTGCCGGGCCTGGATCCGCGTCTGCGCGACCCCGAATGCAAGGAGACCAGCCAGCAGCCGTCCTATTGCCAGAACGCCTGGCGCTCGATCAAACCGGAGTGGCTGGTGATGATCGGCATTTGCACGCACCTGGGCTGTGTGCCGGATTACTACGGCCAGATCAAACCCGAGCCGTTCGATCCGCACTGGAAAGGCGGCTTCTTCTGCCCCTGCCACAAGTCGCGTTACGACGTCGCCGGTCGCGTGTTCGATGGTGTGCCGGCGCCTTTGAACATGGTGATCCCGCCGTATCACTACATCGACGACGTGCATGTGCGCATCGGCGTGAATCCCAAAGGAGCCGCGTGATGGCCGCTGCACCGGATGCCTGGAAGCCCAGGAACAGGACGCTGCGCTGGATTGAGGATCGCCTGCCGATCTTCGGCTTCCTGCGTGAGCACACCGTCGAGTACTACGCGCCGAAGAATTTCAACTTCATGTACTTCTTCGGTTCGCTGGCACTGCTGTTGCTGGTCAACCAGATCGTCACCGGCATTTTCCTGGCGATGAACTTCAACCCCACCTCGGCCGGGGCGTTCGCCTCGATCGAATACATCATGCGCGATGTCGAGTGGGGCTGGTTGATCCGCTACATGCACGTCACCGGAGCCTCGCTGTTTTTCGTGGTGATCTACCTGCACATGTTCCGCGCGCTGATGTACGGTTCGTACAAGCAGCCGCGCGAGCTGCTGTGGGTGATCGGCATGCTGATTTATCTGGCGCTGATGGCCGAGGCCTTCATGGGCTACGTGCTGCCCTGGGGGCAGATGTCGTTCTGGGGCGCCAAGGTGATCATTTCCTTGTTCGGCGCCGTGCCGGTGATCGGCAACCAGCTGGTGGAGTGGATCATGGGCGATTTTCTGCCCTCCGGCGCCACCCTCAACCGCTTCTTCGCGCTGCACGTGATCGCGCTGCCGCTGGTGCTGCTGCTGCTGGTGGTGTTGCATCTGGGCGCGTTGCACACCTCGGGCTCGAACAACCCCGATGGCATCGAGATCAAGCAGCACAAAGGCGCCGACGGCAAGCCGCTGGATGGCATTCCGTTCCACCCGTACTACACGGTGAAGGACCTGGTCGGCGTGGGATTTTTTCTGCTGCTGGCGGCATTCATCATTTTCTATCAGCCGACATTTTTCGGGCTGTTCCTGGAGCATGACAACTACGTGCCAGCCAATTCGCTGGTGACCCCTGCGGCGATCCACCCGGTCTGGTACTTCACCCCGTTCTACGCGATGTTGCGTTCGGTGCCGAGCAAAGGCCTGGGCGTCATCACACTGTTCGCGGCGATCGCGGTGCTGTTCTTCCTGCCATGGATCGACCGCGGCAAGGTCAAGGCGATGCGTTATCGCGGTGCCAGCTACAAGGTCGCACTGGCGATCTTCGCGCTCACCTTCATCTGGCTGGGCAAGATCGGTATCGGCGAGAGCACCTGGATTGGCGATACCTATATCGCACGCGCGTTGACCGGCGTGTATTTCGGATTCTTCGTGTTCCTGTGGGCTTATACCTACTTCGGCTGGGAACGCACCAAGCCGGTTCCCGAACGGGTGACGATGCATGAATAAGCGCATGTTTCCTGGATTGCTGCTGGCACTCGCTCTGGTTTCCGGCCCGGTGCTGGCCCAGGAGGCCACGCCAGCGCTGTATGAGGCGCACGTCAATGTGCATGACATGGCCTCGGTGCAGCGCGGCGCGCGTATCTTTTTCAATTACTGCGCCGGTTGCCACTCGCTGCAATACATGCGCTACTCGCGCATCAGTCATGACCTCGGGCTGAGTGAGCAGGAAGTCATGACCAACTTTGATTTCAACGGGGTCAAGTTTGGCGATCACGCCATTTCCAGCATGCCTGCCGCTGATGCCGCGAAGTGGTTTGGCAAGGCGCCGCCGGATCTCTCGCTGGAAGTGCGCGCCAAGGGCGCGGACTGGGTCTACAGCTATCTGAAGTCGTTCTATCTCGACCCCACGCGTCCGGTGGGCTGGAACAACACCGTGTTCGCCAACGCCTCCATGCCCAATCCCTTGTGGGAATTGCAGGGCGTGCAGACCGCCGTCTATGCGCCATCCAAGCCGGGTGAGGATGCCAGGGTCGAGAAGCTGGATCTCAGCCAGCCCGGCATGGAAACGCCCGAGCAGTTCGACCGCACCGCGCGCGATGTCACCACGTTCCTCACCTACGTGGCCGAGCCCAATGTCTACGAGCGCGAGCGCGTCGGCCTGTGGGTACTGCTTTATCTGGTGGCGTTCTCGTTGCTTGCCGTGTTCCTGAAACGCGAGTATTGGAAAGACATCCATTGACTGTCGCGGAACAGACGTGACGCTGAGAGGAGGAGCCCCATGGCGCAGAATCCGCGCATGCGCAATGTGCTGACGCTGTACACGCTGTCCGACGATATCCAGTGCCATCGAGTGCGTCTGGTGCTGGCGGCCAAGGGGGTTGCCTATGAGCGCGAGCTGGTTGATCCGAGCAAACCGCCCGCGGAATTAGGCGAGTTGAATCCCTACGCCAGCGCGCCGACACTGATCGACCGCGATCTGACGCTGTACGAAACATCGGTGATTTGCGAGTACATCGATGAGCGCTTTCCACATCCGCCGCTGATGCCGATCGATCCGCAATCGCGCGCACGCCTGCGCCTGGTGCAGACGCGTGTCGAACGCGAGTGGTTGCCGATGGTGGCGGCAATCGAGGGTGGCGGGCGCCATGGCGAGACGGGACGGCGCCAGCTGCGCGAATCGTTGCTGGCCTCGGTACCGCTGTTCAAGATGGCCAAGTTTCTGCTCAACCCGGAAATCAGTCTGGCCGACTGTTTGGTTGCCCCGCTGATTTGGCGGTTGCCCGCGCTGGGCATTGATCTACCGCGCAGCGCCGCGCCAGTCATCGACTACGGCGAGCGCCTGTTCGCCAGCCAGGGTTTTGCGCGCAGCCTCACCGCCAGCGAGAAGGCGCTGCGGCAGTGAGTGAATCCGAGGCCACGATGAGCTCGAGCCGGCCCTACATGCTGCGCGCGCTGGTGGAATGGATCAACGACAATGGCCTGACACCGCACCTGCAGGTGGATGCGCACGCGCCTGGCGTGCGCGTACCGGCATTCGCGGTACGCGGTGGCAAGGTCACGCTCAACATCGCATTGCGCGCGGTTGCGCATTTGCAGATGGACAACGACGCGATCAGCTTTCAGGCGCGCTTTGGCGGTGTCAGTCACAGTGTCTACGTGCCAATGGCGGCCATCGAGGCGATTTACGCGCGTGAAAACGGGCAAGGCATGGTGTTTCCACCCGAGCCGCAAGCGGGCGCTGCACCTGCGCTTGCACCGGCCACAGCGGATGGCGCCGCAACGCCGCAAGCCGAAAGTGCCACGGCCGCGCCGCCGAAAAAACCTCCGCATTTGCGCGTGATCAAGTAATCCGACTGGCGTGCGCCGGCCTTGCGCGGACGCCAATCATCAAACATGCGTGTTCACTGCATGACGCGCAGTGAGAAATCCACGGCATGCAGGTGCTTGGTCAGCGCGCCGATCGAAATGAAATCGACGCCGGTTGCGGCGATTGCACGCAGCTGCTGCAACTCGACGCCGCCCGAAGCCTCCAGCGGCACGCGTCCGGCTCCGCGTTGCACCGCGACGACCATGTCGGCCAAGGTGAAATTGTCCAGCAGGATGCGATCGGGGCGCAGCGGCAAGGCCTCATCGAGTTGCTGCAAGGTCTCCACCTCGACCTCCAGCGGCGCGCCGGGATGCAGCGTGCGCGCCGCCGTCACCGCGGCCGTGATGCCGCCCGCGGCGGCGATGTGGTTTTCCTTGATCAACACCATGTCGAACAGCCCGACGCGATGGTTGCTGCCGCCACCGCAGCGCACCGCGTACTTTTGCGCCAGACGCAGGCCCGGCAGGGTCTTGCGTGTATCCAGAATGCGCGTGCGCGTGCCTGCAACCGCGGCGACATAGTGCGCGGTGATGGTGGCCGTGCCAGACAGGGTTTGCAGAAAATTGATTGCGCAGCGCTCGGCGCTGAGCAGGGCGCGACTGCGGCCCGTGATGACGCACACCGTGGCGTTGGCAAGGATGACATCGCCATCGGCGAGCCGCCAGTTGCACTGCATCCTGGAGTCGAACGCACGCAGACAGGCTTCGAACCAGGACGTGCCGGCGAGAACTGCCTGTTCACGGCAGACCAGTTGGGCGCGCAGTGGCACATCCGGCAGCAGGTCCGCGGTGAGATCGCTGCCGCCGCCAAGATCCTCGGCCAGCGCGCGCGCAACATCGCCCTCGATGGCCGCTGCTTCCTGCGGGCGCAGTTCGCTGTGACTCATGCGCCGCCGTGATCGGGTACGGCTTGTGTTTGTGCGTTGCGCAGACGTTCGACGATGGCATCGAGGGCGCGATCGAACAGCGGAACTTCCTCAAGCAGCACCGCATGGCCGGACTCGATCTCGGCGGCGAGTTGCGCGGCGGCCTTGTCTGCCACCTTCAAACCGCGCCGGTTGACGAACAGATAACGACCACTGATCGGGCTGATCCACGACAGTTTGGCGCGCTCGCGACTGCCATCGTCGTTGCAGAACTCGAACCAGCAGCCGCTTTTCAACGCGCGCACGCCGTCCAGCGCCTCGCTGCTCACGGTGGATTCGGGTCCGGCGCTGCCAGGTGGCACGGAAAGCGCAATGACGGGTTCTGGTTCCAGCGCGGGCGGCAGGAAGGTTTCGACGTCCTGGTTGGCCTGCTGCGCGCGCGCAGCATCGGCCGCGTCGGCAATGGGCTCGGCGGCGGCCTCGCCCAGCAGCGGACGATACAAGGCATTGAGCTGTTCCAGCAGGCGGTTCTGGTCCGGCTCTTGCAAAGCCACCGTGGCCAGGCCGAGGCGCAGACTGCGTTCCAGTTCGGGCAGCAGTGTGCGCAAACGCTGCCTGGATGCAGCATCCGGCTTGGGCGTGAAGCTCCACAGCAGGTCGTCCATGAAGTGCAGTGCGGAACGATATTCCGGCGATTCAGCACCCTGGCGCAGCAGCACCAGCACCAGGTAATTGGCCCATGGGCGTGTCAGCAAGCTGCGTACCAGTTGCGGCGGATTTTGACCCTGCAGGCGATCCAGAACCACATTGGCGGCACTGCGGCGCGCGTGTTCGAGCTTTTCGCGTCCACGCGTGGCTTCCGCGGCGCGCAATTCAGTAAGCTCCGCGCGCTTGCGGTGTGTTTCGAGTTGCGCGCCGAATTCTTTCAGCAAGCGCTCGAACACATCGATATCGTCGTCGAAATCCTGCAGCAACCGCTCCACCACGGCACGTACGTCGCCGAGCAGGCGCAGGTCGGGATCGGACTCGCGCGACCAGCCCTTGGCCGCATCAGCGAGGGTATCGAGCAGGCGCCGCGCCGGATGCGCGCGTTGCGCGAACAGGCGCCGATCGAGGATCGCCACCTTGAGGTAGGGGATCTGCAGGCGTGCCAGCAGCGCCTGCATTTCGGTCGGCAGGTTGCGGTCCTGCAGGATGAACTCGAACAGCATGCTGACCAGATCGATGGTGTCTTCATCCGCCTCCGACAGGCGCGCGCGCGCGTGACCGCTGATGCGCGAGACCTGATCAAGCAGGTCGGCCTTGACGTGGCGCACCTCGCCCATGGCCTCATTGGCATTGCGCGTGGCCAGGTTGGCGCGCGCGATCTCGGCCTGCAGCAGGGTCAATGCGCCAAGCAGTTCGGCGGGGCCTGGCAGGGGCATCGCGCTGCCCGCGGAGTACCCGCCAGCGTAATTGCCACCGACTTGCAGGGTCGCACCCATGCCCGTCTCGCCAGGGGCGCGACGTGCGGCCAGCAGGTTGCCGAGTTGGGTGAGCAAATCGGCCTGCGCGGCAAGATCCTCGCCATAGGTTTGTCCACTGCCACGCGCCACACTGGCCGCGCCGGTAGCCGCAGCCATGTTCGCGGGGCTGCTGCCACTGCCGGTGCGACTGGCTGCGGGCTGGCGGATCTGTGGCAACACGCCGGCCTGCGCCAAACTGAGGTTGAGTTCCTCATACATGGCCTCGGCGCCGCTCATCACGTAGCGGTCGAACAGCTTGTACACGATCAGCTTCACGCGCATGCCGGTATCGAGATCACGCAGCGTCTGGCGGAACGCCTGCGCCAGCGCTCCAGGGTCGAGCGGGCCCAATGCATTGTCGAAGCGCAACCCGCCGGCCAGCATGGCCAGGCGCTCATTCAGCGCGAACAGATTGCGCGCAAGGCGTTGCTCGGCCTTGCTGGCCATGCTGCTGACCGCCAGCGACTCCTCCAGCTCGGCATCCTCGACCAGACTCAGTTCGCCGCGCGGTGCGTTCGAATCGCTGAGCATGCGGCGTTCGCGCAGGCGCCCGGCGCCGAGATCGGCAATGCGTTTGGCAATGTCATCGATGAACATGCGTTCGATCAGGCCGCGCTTCTTGCGCAGCTCGCGCATGCCATCG contains the following coding sequences:
- a CDS encoding DUF1631 domain-containing protein, with amino-acid sequence MNAPEDTTPAKVIPIIPRRDERGERPGELLGSVRSIASRNLQGLTAMLFDNLDDALFDLAEKAASNALQVEYFDGMRELRKKRGLIERMFIDDIAKRIADLGAGRLRERRMLSDSNAPRGELSLVEDAELEESLAVSSMASKAEQRLARNLFALNERLAMLAGGLRFDNALGPLDPGALAQAFRQTLRDLDTGMRVKLIVYKLFDRYVMSGAEAMYEELNLSLAQAGVLPQIRQPAASRTGSGSSPANMAAATGAASVARGSGQTYGEDLAAQADLLTQLGNLLAARRAPGETGMGATLQVGGNYAGGYSAGSAMPLPGPAELLGALTLLQAEIARANLATRNANEAMGEVRHVKADLLDQVSRISGHARARLSEADEDTIDLVSMLFEFILQDRNLPTEMQALLARLQIPYLKVAILDRRLFAQRAHPARRLLDTLADAAKGWSRESDPDLRLLGDVRAVVERLLQDFDDDIDVFERLLKEFGAQLETHRKRAELTELRAAEATRGREKLEHARRSAANVVLDRLQGQNPPQLVRSLLTRPWANYLVLVLLRQGAESPEYRSALHFMDDLLWSFTPKPDAASRQRLRTLLPELERSLRLGLATVALQEPDQNRLLEQLNALYRPLLGEAAAEPIADAADAARAQQANQDVETFLPPALEPEPVIALSVPPGSAGPESTVSSEALDGVRALKSGCWFEFCNDDGSRERAKLSWISPISGRYLFVNRRGLKVADKAAAQLAAEIESGHAVLLEEVPLFDRALDAIVERLRNAQTQAVPDHGGA